From Streptomyces yatensis, one genomic window encodes:
- a CDS encoding MFS transporter — translation MSGRAKESVIRAPGIPHLLMVVLCCFSGFALLLPVSPAWAVSGGADEFGAGLVTAVLMAATVLAQLCVKAALRVLGWTRTLVLGSLLLGLPAPLQALSDHLWPILLTTAFRGVGFGIVTVCGSTAAAALAPRGRQGAAIGLYGFAVALPQVALTPAAPWLVDTFALPAIITCGALPVLALPWTRSLGHVVEARIGGPAPEDSRPRDPAPATTVLRRILLPLTVLLLVTAAGGAVLTFAPQFTTTPALAATALLALTATAAVSRWGCGVLADRIALRPISGVLASAACAGLALIALAVGSERVPVLVLPAGLVVLGAAYGGLQSLTLVQAFTYAGAENRHTTSVAWNIGYDAGTGLGSLMLGLAAQVATFSTGFATMSAVMAVVALMVLLTGGRPATGRSANGLRRTQSRKRRSLTDR, via the coding sequence ATGTCAGGGCGCGCGAAAGAATCCGTCATCCGGGCCCCGGGCATACCGCACCTGCTGATGGTGGTGCTCTGCTGCTTCTCCGGGTTCGCCCTGCTGCTGCCGGTCTCCCCGGCATGGGCGGTCAGCGGAGGAGCGGATGAGTTCGGTGCCGGGCTCGTCACCGCCGTCCTGATGGCCGCCACCGTCCTGGCCCAGCTGTGCGTCAAAGCGGCGCTGCGCGTCCTCGGCTGGACCCGCACCCTCGTGCTCGGATCCCTGCTGCTCGGCCTGCCCGCCCCGCTGCAAGCCCTCAGCGACCACCTGTGGCCCATCCTGCTGACCACGGCCTTCCGCGGAGTGGGCTTCGGCATCGTCACCGTCTGTGGTTCCACCGCCGCGGCCGCGCTGGCCCCGCGCGGACGCCAGGGTGCGGCCATCGGGCTCTACGGCTTCGCGGTCGCCCTCCCCCAGGTCGCCCTCACCCCGGCGGCGCCCTGGCTGGTGGACACGTTCGCCCTCCCCGCGATCATCACGTGCGGCGCACTCCCCGTCCTGGCGCTGCCCTGGACACGATCCCTCGGCCACGTCGTCGAGGCCCGCATCGGCGGCCCCGCGCCAGAGGACAGCCGGCCACGCGATCCCGCCCCCGCGACCACGGTGCTCCGGCGCATCCTGCTCCCGCTCACCGTGTTGCTGCTGGTCACGGCCGCGGGGGGTGCCGTACTCACCTTCGCTCCGCAGTTCACCACCACCCCGGCGCTGGCCGCCACGGCCCTGCTCGCCCTCACCGCCACGGCCGCGGTCTCCCGTTGGGGCTGCGGAGTACTGGCCGACCGGATCGCTCTGCGGCCGATCAGCGGCGTCCTCGCCTCGGCCGCGTGTGCGGGGCTGGCGCTGATCGCCCTGGCCGTGGGATCGGAGAGGGTCCCCGTCCTCGTCCTGCCGGCCGGACTGGTCGTGCTGGGAGCGGCGTACGGAGGGCTGCAGAGCCTCACGCTGGTGCAGGCGTTCACCTACGCGGGCGCGGAGAACCGGCATACGACATCCGTCGCGTGGAACATCGGCTACGACGCGGGCACCGGACTCGGCTCCCTGATGCTGGGCCTGGCGGCCCAAGTGGCCACCTTCTCCACCGGCTTCGCCACGATGTCCGCGGTGATGGCGGTCGTGGCCCTCATGGTTCTCCTCACCGGTGGCCGACCGGCCACCGGCCGCTCGGCGAACGGCCTCCGGCGTACGCAAAGCCGAAAGCGCCGATCGCTCACCGACCGCTAG